The window CAGGTTGCCGACCCCGCCGAACACCACGACCATGAAGCTGTCGATGATGTAGCTCTGGCCGAGGTTCGGCGACACGTTGTCGATCTGCGAGAGGGCGACGCCGGCGATGCCGGCGATGCCCGAGCCGAGGCCGAACGCGAGCGCGTCGATCCGCCCTGTGGAGATGCCCATGGCCGAGGCCATGCGGCGGTTCTGCGTCACGGCCCGCATGCGCAGGCCGAAGGGGGTGGCCCTGAGCACGAGCTGCAGGGCGACGAAGACCAGCGCCGTGAAGACCACGATCCACAGGCGGCCGTTGGTGATCTCGAGCCCGCCGAGCTGGAACGAGCCCGACATGAAGGGCGGCGCCGAGACGGGCCGGTTGTTGGGGCCGAAGGCCGTGCGCACGGCCTGCTGGAGCACCAGCGACACGCCCCAGGTGGCGAGCAGCGTTTCCAGCGGCCGGCCGTACAGGAAGCGGATGATCGTGCGCTCGATGAGCACGCCGATCGCCCCCGCGACCAGGAAGGCCACGGGCACGGCGACCACCAGAGACAGGTTCGCCAGGGCCGGGGCGTGGGCGGCGATGAGGCCCTGCAGCACGAAGGTCGTGTAGGCGCCGACCATCACCATCTCGCCGTGGGCCATGTTGATGACGCCCATCACGCCGAACGTGATGGCGAGGCCGATGGCGGCGAGCAGCAGCACGGAGCCGAGCGACACGCCGTACCAGGCGTTCTGGAGGCCCCACCACAGGCTCTGCGTGAACTGGATGGACGAGGCCGCGGCGGCGGCGGCGCTCTTCACGGCGGGCGTCGCGTTCGGCGCCGCCTCGATCGCGTTCACGTCGTTCAGCGCGTCGTTGTCGCCGCGGGCCTTGAGGGTCGCGACCGCCTCGAGCCGGTCGGCCTCCGAGGCCGAGTCGGAGGCCGAGACCGCGGCGGCGCGGGCCTGCATGAGCGCGGCCTTGACGGCGGGGTCGGCCTCGCGCCCGAGCGCCGCGTCGAGGGCCGGGAGCGCCTTCGGGTCGCGCGCCGCGAAGGCCGTGGCGGCGGCCGACAGGCGCTTGGCGCGATCGGGCGAGACGAGGTCGAGCGAGCCGAGCGCGTCCGCGACCCTGGACCGGATGGCGTTGTTGAGCCGGACCTTCTTCAGCGCGTCCTGCGACACGCCCGCCGCCGGGGCGCCGGTCGCGGCGTCGACGAGCGTGCCGGAGGGGTCGAGCAGGTAGACGGCCTTGGTCGAGGGATCGACCAGCAGGCGGCCGTCGCCGAGCGCGCCCAGCACCGCGGGCGCCCGCGGCGAGCCCGACCCGGCCAGGGCCGCGATGCCGGCCTCGGTCTCGGGGAACTTGTCGGCGGCGAAGTGGGGCAGGGCGTCGCCGACCGCGTCGGCGCGGGCCGGGGCGGCCAGCGCGAGGCAGAGAAGGGCGATCAGCGCCGCGATCAGGCTCGTGCGGGGCATGGCGGGGTCCTCCATGTGCCGGCGCGTGGGCCCTGCCTCCGCCCGCGGGGCGAGGAGGCAGGGCCCGGCCGCGCCGTCACGGCTTGCAAGAAATCAGCCGGCGCCGCCGCACTTGCCGGTCTTGACGTTGTAGTTGCCGCAGTTCATCGGCGGCCGCCAATCGGCGATCAGGTCCTTGGAGCCCGGCAGGTAGGGCGACCAGGCGTCGGCCACGATGGTGCCGGGCGTCTGCCACACGACGTTGATCTGGCCGTCGGCCTGGATCTCGCCGATGTAGACGGGCTTGGTGACGTGGTGGTTCTCCATCACCGTGGCGTAGCCGCCGGTGAGGTTCGGCACCGTCACGCCGATGATGTGGTCGATCACGTCGTCGGCCTTGAAGCTCTGCGCCTTCTCGACGGCCTTCACCCAGGCGTTGAAGCCGATGTAATGCGCCTCCATCGGGTCGTTGGTGGTGCGCTTCGGGTTCTTGGTGAAGCCGTGCCACTGGTCGATGAACGCCTTGTTGGCCGGCGTGTCGATCGACTCGAAGTAGTTCCAGGCCGCGAGGTGGCCGACGAGGTTCTTGGTGTCCATGCCGGCCAGCTCCTCCTCGCCGACCGAGAAGGCCACCACCGGGATGTCCGTCGCCTTGATGCCCTGGTTCGCCAGCTCCTTGTAGAAGGGCACGTTGGCGTCGCCGTTGATGGTCGACACCACCGCGGTCTTCTTGCCGGCCGAGCCGAACTTCTTGATGTCGGAGACGATCGTCTGCCAATCGGACTGGCCGAAGGGCGTGTAGTTGATCATGATGTCGCTGTCCGCGACGCCCTTGAGCTTGAGGTAGGCTTCGAGGATCTTGTTGGTGGTGCGGGGGTAGACGTAGTCGGTGCCGGCCAGCACCCAGCGCTTCACCGAGCCGCCGTCCGGGCTCATCAGGTAGTCGACCGCCGGGATCGCCTGCTGGTTCGGCGCCGCGCCCGTGTAGATGACGTTGCGCTCGGATTCCTCGCCCTCGTACTGGACGGGGTAGAACAGCAGGTTGTCGAGCTCCTTGAAGACCGGCAGCACGGACTTGCGCGACACGGAGGTCCAGCAGCCGAAGCAGGCCGCGACCTTGTCCTGGGAGATCAGCCCGCGCGCCTTCTCGGCGAACAGCGGCCAGTTTGAGGCGGGGTCGACCACCACGGCCTCGAGCTTCCGGCCGAGCACGCCGCCCTTCTTGTTCTGGGCGTCGATGAGCATCAGCATGACGTCCTTCAGGGTCGTCTCGCTGATCGCCATCGTGCCCGACAGCGAATGGAGGATGCCGACCTTGACGGTCTCGTCCGCCGCGAAGGCTTGGCGGGCGCCGAGCGTGGCGGTGGCGGCGAGGGCCGAGGCGCCGAGCAGGGCCTGTCGGCGGTTCATCGCGAAACGATCCATGATGCGGTTCCTCGTGAGGCTGCGGCGGGGGCCGCGTGGTCACCTCCGGGCATCCTGGATCGCGCGGTCGCGGGGGGACATACGTCGAATGACGTATGCTGCACTGCGGTGGAAGGCGGGGAGCGGGAACCGCTCGGTCTCGGCACGCCCGGTCCCGCCGGGGATGGTGCCGGCTCCACGCGGCCCCTCAGCGTCCGGCTCAGGACAATCGTCGCGGTCGCCAGCGCGGTGACGCCCACCGGCAAGCCGCCCTTCGCTCGACGGTCGAGCGAGAGGGCGGCGGTCCTGTCGGTGCAGGAGGGTGAAGCCTCAGGCGCCGGACGGCCGGGCTCAGGATCGAGGCTCGTGCTCCCTCGACCATTCCGGCGCCCCGAGCCCGAAGTGCTTCTTCAGCATGGCGTCGGCGGTCTCCAGGGCGCCTTCGACCCAGCCCTGGAAGTTGGAATAGGCCTCGCCGCAGATGAAGACGGGCGCGTCGGGGTTCGGCTGCAGGATGTCGTCGAAGACGACCGGGCTGTCCTCGTTGAGGCGCCAGAAGTTGGCGCCCCCGCCGTAGATCTCGTCCCCCCAGTCCTTGTAGGCCGCGGCATAGGGCTTGGGGATGTCGGTCCGGTCCGCGACGCCGTGCATGATGCACAGCTGGCGGTGCGCTTCGTCGACCATCAGGGCGGGGGCTTGGTAGTTGTACCAGTCCTGCGAACCCCGGGGCTTGCCCGGCGTCGGTCTGCCGGACGCGTAGGCCTTCAGCTTCCCGATGTCGCGCAGGCCGGCCCAGAAGGCGAGGTCCGTCCCGTCGTCGTAGATCAGCAGGACGGAGTTCTGGGTCTCGCTGTCGGTCGCCCAATAATAGCACTGGCGCAGCGGGATGTCGGTGACCGACTGGCCGTCCGTGATCGTGAGGGGTTCGACCTTGTCCCCGTTCTGGACGGACATCGGTTCGATGGTTCGCCACCACGGATAGGAGTAGCAGAGCGCGAGCTTGAAGAGCGGGATCGGCTCCACGGCTTCGATGAGGCGCCGGGCCTTCCGCCCCGCGGCGTCCGGCCCGAGGACGGGGCCGGTCGGGTCGAGCCTTTCCAGCGAGCGGCGCGGCATGGCGAGCACCAGGCGCCGGGCCATCACGGGAGGGACGTCGCCGGCATCGGGTTCGCCCTTCCGGAACCGCAGCACGACGCCCTCGGACCCGTCGGGCAGCGTCGCCCTGTCGAAGCCCGCCAGATCGTGCGCCTTGCGGATCTCGCCCCCGGCCTGCTCGAAGCGGTCGGCGATGGCATAGGGCAGGGATTCGAAACCGTCGTGGAGGTGGAAGAAGGTGGGCGAGGCCCCGAAATCCTCCAGGTTCCAGGGCAGGCCGTCGGCGGCGTTCCAGGTGTGCAGGATGCTGTCGTAGCCGCTCGTGTCCTGCGCGAAGCGGAAGGCTTCCTGGCTGATGTTGCGACGCAGCACGTATTCGAGCGGCAGGTCCCTCAGCGACTCGCCCTCGTAGCTGTGCCGCGCGGCGAGCGCCTTCCAGTCCACGTCGTTGAGAGGCCTGTCCTTGCCGAGCATGGTGCGCACGAGGCGCTGGGCCGCGAGGACGGTGAATCCCTGGCTCAGGGCCTGCGCGCCGCGCTCGTCCGGCGCGAGGTCGTAGGGGACGAGGTCGGGGTCGGTGAGGTCCCTCCGCCGCAGGTGTCGCCCGCGCAGGTAGGCGATGTTCTGCGGCCGGTCGACGGGGAAGGGGTCCTTCGCCAGGCCGAGATGATCGATGAGGCCGGAAGCCCGCTTCTGCGTGGAGGTGAAGCGCATGCCGCCGAGTTCGAGCCGGGTGTCGGGGATCTCCGGCGGCGTCACAGACAGGAGGCGCCCCCCGAGCCTCGCCGCTTCCCGCTCGAAGACCACGATTCGGGCGCGGTCGTCCGCCTCCCTCAGCAGCCGCCAGCCCGTGTAGAGGCCGGAGATGCCGGCCCCGACGATGGCCACGTCCAGGATCTCGCTTCCGTCGCCCGCCCGCTCCATCGGGAGCTCCCGTCCTCGACCGTCGCACGATGCCACCGGTCGTCCGCGATGGTGGCATGGTCAGCCCGCTTCATCAATCTTAGATTGATGCGGCTTCGGTGAGCCCGGATCGAATCGGGTGCGACGCGGACGTCGAACAGTGAGCGGAGCGGTTCCTGCCGAGCTGACGAGCGAAAACGGCTTGCCCGCTCAAGGACTCGGCATGCCGATCTCGCGCTCCGGTCTACGGTCCCGCGCCACCTTGGCCCGCGCCAGGAGGTCTCTCGTGAAGTCCGGCCTCACGGCCACATCCTCAACGGTCCTGATGGGACGAAGCGGGTCGAGGAATGGGATGAAGACCGGCGGATCGGCCGTCAACCAGAGGGCCGAGACGTACAAAGACGGGACGATCAGGATTCGGGCCTCACAATCGCCGGACAGGCCACTGGCGATCTCTTCGGCCACGTGCGCGGCCCGTAGCAGGAAATCGGCCTGTTCGTTCCGTGCCAAGCTCGTGAAGCGGGCTTGGCCGCCCTCCGACGGCACGACATCGGCTGCACCGACGCCGTGGCCGCCTCCTTCCAGGAGATATCGCCAGCCGACAAACAGCGCGTGACCGAAGCTGTGTTCGGAGTCGATGTCGTCCAACCCGAGCCGATACAGGCCCAGCGGCGCCGAAATGTCGATGCGCGCGCCGCCGAGCCGATCCGTCGACGGGTTGAGGTCGCCCAACGCGCGCATGATCGTGAGCGGTCCCGAGGCCGGTGCGTTGTGAGTGATTGTGATCGCCATGCTCAGGCTCCGATCGCGTCAGGGTGGTGCGGTTGTTTCGGCTGTGCCATGGCCATCGCGGCCCCGCCGGCGGCCGATCCCGTGGTGAAGTAGGAGTGGGTCCACGACGCGCCAGTCTGATACGCCGATGCGAAATCCTGAAACAAAATCTGCGTCTCCAAAAAAATCGGGTCGGCAATCGAGAGATAGGTGTCGCCCGACTGCCCGACAAAGCAGTCTATGATCGACAGGAAATGGCCCGTTCTGTCGACCCATTCAATGCGACAACAGAGCGGCCTGCCATTTGAGAGTTCGTTTTGAACCTCAGTGACCGACAGATGGCGTGGTTCAATCCTGAGGAGATGGCTTGTGACATCCAGTGCCACCTCGAGATAGAAGGGTTTGTTACATTTGTTCGGGTCGGAGCCGCCCGCCCCGCAGCAATCCTGACGAACGAGCGCCGCGTCCGCCACGGAGCACTGGGTCCATCCAGAGTTGGGGCGATAGAACTGCGAAACGCTCGCCGTCACGGCAGCCCAGCACCAATCGGATTGTAACTGCGTCTGCATGGTCAGGGGCAGACGCAACACTCCTCCAGGGCCAGCCGTGACGTTCAAGGCCCTCGGCCGTGCACCGCCCGCCGTCGAACCCGTGAGGAAGCGTGGAAAAGGCATGAGGGACCTCGATTCGTCGCGATCAGACAATCTCGAGATGGTTGCATAAAAGCTAATAGACATACAATAGGTTGCTGGCGAGCCCTCACGTCGCCCCGCCCAGCAGCGCCGCGAACCGCGCCATGTCGACGTTTCCGCCGGTCAGGATCACGCCGACGCGCTTCCCCTTCACGTCGGCCGCGCCCGTGAAGGCCGCCGCCGCGGCGAGGCAGCCGGTCGGCTCGACGACGATCCGCATGCGCTCGGCGAAGAACCGCATGGCCTCGACCAGGGCCGCGTCGGGCACCGTCACCACGTCCCGCACGAGGCGCCGGATGATTGGAAAGGTGAGCCGTCCCAGCGCCTGTGTCTGGGCGCCGTCGGCGAGCGTGCGCGGCACCGGGATGTGGACGATCTCGCCCGAGCGGAACGAGCGCTGCCCGTCGTTCCCCGCCTCGGGCTCGACGCCGACGACCGCGCAGCCCGGCGACAGGGCTTCCGCGGCGAGCGCCGAGCCCGCCAGCAGCCCGCCGCCGCCGAGGCACACCAGCAGGAGGTCGAGCGGGCCCGCCTCCTCGATGAGCTCCTTCGCGGCCGTGCCCTGGCCGGCGATGACGTCCGGGTGGTCGAAGGGCGGGATCAGCGCGAGGTCGCCCGCCTCCGCCAGCCGCCGGCCGATCGCCTCGCGGTCCTCCGTGTAGCGGTCGTAGAGCACGACCTCGGCCCCGTAGCCGCGCGTGGCCGCCACCTTGGCCCCGGGCGCGTCGGTCGGCATGACGATGGTCACGGGCGCGCCCTGGAGACGGCCCGCCAGCGCGATCGCCTGGGCGTGGTTGCCCGACGAGAAGGCCACGACGCCCCGCCCGCGCTGCCCTTCGTCCAGCGCCGCGATGGCGTTGTAGGCCCCGCGGAACTTGAAGGCGCCGACGCGCTGAAGGTTCTCGCACTTGAAGAAGAGCCGCGCGCCGGTCCGCTCGTCGGCGGTGCGCGAGGTCATCACCGGGGTGCGGTGCGCCGCGCCGGCGATGCGCTCCGCGGCGCGCGCCACAGCGGCGTAGTCGGGCGGGACGGGAGGCATCGGGGCTCCGGACGGCGAGGGATTCGCGGCAGGATAGGCCGGGCCGGCCGAGACTTGAAGACGGCGCGCGGCGGGTGTCTGTTGTCGCCGGAGGGCGCGGCATGGATGCGGAGATGTCGGTCGCGACGGAGGCCTGGGCCGCGCTCGGCGGTGCCCCGGACGCCCACGACGCCCTGTCCTTCGCGGGCGAGGGCGCCTTCGCCTCGGCCTTCGCGGTGGACGGCCTCGCGGCGGGTTCGGTGGCCGCGGCCGGGCTGGCGCTGGCCGACCTCCTCTCCGCCTCGGGCGCTGCCCGCCCGTCCGTGGCGGTCGACCGGCGGCTCGCGGCGCTGTGGTTCGGCACCTCGATCCTGCCCGACGGCTGGGCGCTGCCGCCCGCGCGCCACCCCACCATGCGCGACTACCGGGCCCGCGACGGCTGGATCAAGCTCCACACCGTGGCGCCGGCCCACCGCGCGGCCGCGGCCCGCGTGCTCGGTGCCCCGCCCGAGCCCGAGGCCTTCGCGGCCGCGGTGGCGGGTTGGTCCGCCGAGGCGCTGGAGAGGGCCGTGGTCGAGGCCGGCGGATGCGCGGCGGCCATGCGCTCCGAGGCCGCGTGGCTCCAACACCCGCAGGGCCGGGCCGTCGCGGCCGAGCCCCTGGTCGCGCTCGACGAGGCCGACCCCGGCCCGGCGCCCGCCTGGGCGGTGCCAGCCGCGCGGCCGCTCGCCGGGGTGCGCGTGCTCGACCTCACCCGCGTTCTGGCCGGGCCGGTGGCGACGCGGCTCCTCGCCGGCTGGGGCGCCGAGGTGCTGCGGATCGACCCGCCGGGCTGGGAGGAGGACGGCCTCGCGCCGGACGTCACGCTCGGCAAGAGCTGCGCCCGGCTCGACCTGCGCGAGGGCCGCGACCGCGCCACCTTCGAGGCGCTGCTGGCCCGCGCCGACGTGCTCCTCAACGGCTACCGCCCCGGCGCCATGGACGCGCTCGGCTACGGGGTGGAGAACTGCCGGCGCCTGTCGCCGGGCCTCGTCGACGTGCGGCTCGACGCCTGGGGCTGGACCGGCCCCTGGGCCGGGCGGCGCGGCTTCGACAGCCTCGTGCAGATGGCGTCCGGGATCAACGAGGCGGGTGCGCGCGCGGCGGGGCGCGACGCACCGCTGCCGCTGCCCGTGCAGGCGCTCGACCACGCGACGGGCTATCTCGCGGCCGCCGCGGCGTTGCGCGGATTGGCGCGTCGCGTCCGTGGGCAGGGGACCGCTGCGCGGCTGTCGCTGGCCGCGACGGCGCGGCTGCTGTCGGGCCTCGGGCCTGTGACGCCCGGCCCGGGCCATGCGCCGCCCGCCGAGGCCGACCTGTCGCCCGCCGTCGAGCACACTGTTTGGGGGCCGGCGCGGCGGCTGCGGCCGCCGCTGGCGGTGGAGGGCGCGCCGCTCCGCTGGGACCGGCCCGCGAACCCGCTCGGGTCGGCACCGGCGGCGTGGTGGTGATGGGTCAGCGGACCAAATCGACCGCGATCCCGAGGGCCGGATCGAGCCGGCTCAAGGCCCGGTCGGCCGTCACCGCGACGGCGCCGGGACGGAGCGCCAGGGCGAGGCAGCAGCGGTCGCCGAGCGACAGGCCGATGGCGCGGGTGGCGGGCCTGAGCGGCGCGGCGGCCTCGGCGAGGCCGCGGTCGAGCGGGACGAGGGTGAAAGGCAGATCCTCCAGCTTCGCGACCGCCTCCACCGGTTCGGCACCGCGTTCGATGAGCTTGGACAGGATCTCGGCATAGTTCACCGCTGAAAGCGCAGCGCCACCGATGACGTCCGTTACGCGATCGGCTCCGGTTTCCGAGAACAAAAGGCAGAGGATGGCGGAGGCATCGATGACGTGGGCGATGGCCCTACTCACGGTCGGCCTCTTCCGCTTCCTCTCGTGCCACCTCCGCGCGGCGGTCCGCGATCAACTCGTCCGAAGCGAGGCGTCCCGGGATCCTGTAGGGCTTCAATGCCTCCTGGACATCACGGATCACCGATCGCAGGGAGCGGATCCGCAACTCGTCGCCGTGCAACTCGACACGGACGGCGTCGCCCTCGTCGAGGCCCAGAGCCTTCCGAGAGTCGTCCGGGACCACCACGGCCCCGCCGTCGATCCTGCCCGTGAACGCCGCCATGGCACCCGTCCCCCGATCGCCCCGCACGAGTTTACCACCGCGCCGGCTCCGCTTCCACGCCTTGCCGGCCCCGCCCCAACCGGATTAGCCTCGCCTCACGGATTGCATGCCGCACGGCCTGCGCGGATCGGGGAGGGATACCATGGGGCGCATCGGGAGAGCGCGGCTGCCGCTGGCGGTCGCGGCCGGAGCCCTCGCGCTCGCCGCCGGCCCGGCCTCGGCGCGCATCGTCGCCCTCGATATCCACCGCCTGCCGGGCCTCGCCTTCGGCGGGCAGTCCTTCGGCGCGGTCGGCCCCTACGAGAAGTGGGTCGGGCGGGCCACGGGCGCGGTCGACCCCATGGATCCGGTCGACGGCGCCATCGCGGACATCCGCCTCGCGCCGCGAAACGCGCAGGGCCTCGTCGAATATGCGACGCCCGTGGTGATCCTGCGCCCGGCCGACCCGTCGCGCGGCCGCCACGCGATGCTGTTCGACCTCAACAACCGCGGCGCCGTGCTGGGCTTCTCCATGCTGGACGATGCCGCGGAGGACCAGAACGACGTCGGCCAGCCTTCCGACGTCGGCAACGGCTTCGCGATGAGCCGCGGCTACACGATGGTGTGGAGCGGCTGGGACGCGGTGTCGGCGGCCTCGCCGGCCGTCGGGCCCGGCCCCGGCGCCTTCCTGCTCGACGTGCCGGTGGCGCGCCGCCCGGACGGCGGCCCGGTCGTCGGGCCGAGCCTGGAGGAGTTCGTGGTCGACAACGACACGACGACGAGCGGCCCGCTGACCTACCCGGCCGCCGACCTCGACACGGCCCACGCCACGCTGACCATGCGCGCCCTCACGGACGACGCGCCGGTCGCCCTGCCGGCCTCGGCATGGCGCTTCGACCCCGGGACCATGTCGGTCAGCCTGCTGCCGGAGGGGACGAGGTTCAAGGCCGGCGAGATCTACGAGCTGAGCTACCTGGCGCGCGACCCCAAGGTGACGGGGCTCGGCTTCGCGGCGGTCCGCGACGTCGCGGCCTTCCTGCGCGGCGCCGCGGCCGACGACGCCGGCCATGCGAACCCGCTCGCCGGCGACATCCGTGAGGTGACCACCTTCTGCATCTCGCAGCCGTGCCGCATGATGCGCGATTTCGTGCGGCTCGGCTTCAACGCGGTGCCGGCCGGCAAGGCGATCGACGGCGTGCTCGACTGGATCGGCGGCGGCAGCGGCATCGACCTCGACCGCCGCTTCGCCGAACCCTTCCGCACCCACCGCCAGCACATCGCGCGGCATTATCCGGAGTTCAGCTTCCCCTTCGCCTACAACACCACCACGGACGCCGTGACGGGCCGCACCGACGGCCTGCTGGCGCGCTGCACCGCGACGAACACCTGCCCGAAGATCATCGACGTCAATTCCGACAACGAATATTGGGCCAAGTCCGGCTCGAACCTCCACACGGACGCGGCCGGGCACGACCTGGCCGACGTGCCGGGCGTGCGGCTGTTCCTCGCGGCGAGCCTGCCGCACGGCGACGGCGTGCCCCCGCACGGCAAGGGGATCTGCCGGGTGGAGCGCAACCCGCTGGTCGCCAACGAGCTCGTCCGCGCGCTGATGGTCGACCTCGATGCCTGGGTGACGGACGGCGTCGAGCCGCCGGCGAGCCGCGTGCCCCGCGCCGCCGAGGGCACGCTGGTGCGCTCCGCGCAGGCCGACACGGGCTTCCCGTCGATCCCCGGCGTCGCCTACAACGGGCGGGAGCACACGGGCGACCTCCTCGACTTCGGGCCCGAGGCGGGCCAGGGCGTCCTGACCCTCCTGCCGCCGGTGAAGCGCGGCTCGCCCTATCCGTCGCTGGTGCCGAAGACGGACGCGGACGGCAACACGCTCTCCGGCGTGCGGCTGCCCGCCGTCGCGGTGCCGACCGCCACCTACACGGGCTGGAACCTGCGCGCGGACGACGACGGCGACGGCTGCGACGCCGCCGGCATGGTGGTGCCCTTCGCCCGCACCGAGGCGGAGCGCCGCGCGAGCGGCGACCCGCGGCCCTCGCTGGAGGCGCGCTACCCGAGCCACGCCGACTACGTGGCCAAGGTGGCGGCCGCCGCGGAGGCGCTGGTGGAGGACCGCCTGCTGCTCCTCGACGACGCCATCGCCGACGTCGCGGCGGCGCGCGCGAGCGACGTGGGGCGGTGAACGGATCGCTTTCAGCCGTCATCGCGAGCAGAGCGAAGCGATCCAGCCGTCGTGAGCTGCCTCGCGAGCGTGGCCCTGCGCGGGGCGGCCTCTCCGGATCGCGCGGGCTGGATCGCGTCGCTGCTCCCGCGATGACGGTTGAAAGCGATCCGGACCATACCATCCGAGGCGCGGGGCTCCGCCCCACACCCCGCCGAAGGCCGAGGGCCTTCGGAAACCATCGTTATCGCGCCACCTCCTCCAGCTCCACCAGCGTGCCGTGGAGGTCCTTCGGATGGAGGAACAGCACCGGCAGGCCGTGGGCCCCGAGCTTGGGCTCGCCCGAGCCCAGCACCCGCATGCCCTCCGCCACCAGCCGGTCGCGCGCGGCCCCGAGGTCCGCCACCTCGAAGCAGATGTGATGCATCCCGCCGGCCGGGTTGCGATCGAGGAAGGAGGCCACCGGCGAGGTTTCGCCCAGGGGGGCCACCAGCTCGACCTTGGAGTTCGGCAGCGTGACGAAGACCACCGTGACGCCGTGCTCCGGCAGGTCCTCCGGCGGCGACACCGCGGCCCCGAGCCCGTCCCGATAGGTCCGCACCGCGGCGTCGAGGTCCGGCACCACGATCGCGACGTGGTTAAGTCTTCCGATCATTCTCCCGTCCCCTTGTAGGCTTCGGGGTCCTTCTGAGCGTAGCCGAAGCGCGCGTTCAGCGCCGCGAGCAGCGCTTCCGCGGCCTCGGCCACCACCGTGCCGGGCGGGAACACCGCCGCCACGCCCGCGGCCTTCACGGCATCGACGTCGCCCGGCGGGATCACGCCGCCCACCACCAGCA is drawn from Lichenibacterium dinghuense and contains these coding sequences:
- a CDS encoding alpha/beta hydrolase domain-containing protein; amino-acid sequence: MGRIGRARLPLAVAAGALALAAGPASARIVALDIHRLPGLAFGGQSFGAVGPYEKWVGRATGAVDPMDPVDGAIADIRLAPRNAQGLVEYATPVVILRPADPSRGRHAMLFDLNNRGAVLGFSMLDDAAEDQNDVGQPSDVGNGFAMSRGYTMVWSGWDAVSAASPAVGPGPGAFLLDVPVARRPDGGPVVGPSLEEFVVDNDTTTSGPLTYPAADLDTAHATLTMRALTDDAPVALPASAWRFDPGTMSVSLLPEGTRFKAGEIYELSYLARDPKVTGLGFAAVRDVAAFLRGAAADDAGHANPLAGDIREVTTFCISQPCRMMRDFVRLGFNAVPAGKAIDGVLDWIGGGSGIDLDRRFAEPFRTHRQHIARHYPEFSFPFAYNTTTDAVTGRTDGLLARCTATNTCPKIIDVNSDNEYWAKSGSNLHTDAAGHDLADVPGVRLFLAASLPHGDGVPPHGKGICRVERNPLVANELVRALMVDLDAWVTDGVEPPASRVPRAAEGTLVRSAQADTGFPSIPGVAYNGREHTGDLLDFGPEAGQGVLTLLPPVKRGSPYPSLVPKTDADGNTLSGVRLPAVAVPTATYTGWNLRADDDGDGCDAAGMVVPFARTEAERRASGDPRPSLEARYPSHADYVAKVAAAAEALVEDRLLLLDDAIADVAAARASDVGR
- the mce gene encoding methylmalonyl-CoA epimerase, with amino-acid sequence MIGRLNHVAIVVPDLDAAVRTYRDGLGAAVSPPEDLPEHGVTVVFVTLPNSKVELVAPLGETSPVASFLDRNPAGGMHHICFEVADLGAARDRLVAEGMRVLGSGEPKLGAHGLPVLFLHPKDLHGTLVELEEVAR